In Drosophila teissieri strain GT53w chromosome 2R, Prin_Dtei_1.1, whole genome shotgun sequence, the following proteins share a genomic window:
- the LOC122612851 gene encoding uncharacterized protein LOC122612851, producing MLNGKAHKSGENPDPSPCPAGGSGRMPTPSVKIDISTCQSNRPMEGRTAPEDVNPTGEGGLLLVPTHHNLQLDKISVRSISSEDISNGGSGRCCNAAARNPAIKTGRRLQLMQMIILPFIPILALIVQTSVTLQEILEYRSAVADIETQVTIATDLGKVVTRLQLERSEVAFYIFTNGSKQRANLTLRFENTDHALNNMTTWSEISVPTAPDEDEDDREMMLNRYEFQSRLNEFRDRVRLEPEESSITEVMNWYTSINRGLLHHLNEQIKETDNSGVWRYLVGFKNLLKSIECQNIATSFGIRYYGRGSLTAENFVSYVRYEFMARELINSTLNYAPMIRNMYTNITSTKRFHRAKQMGTTLLKNNPNVSNERSAIEYYELMNNYTDDLRILQKALRRLIKEYVDKTLVEADRKEAIGIAILVVVLLVSPVIIVLVKNAAATIQLYALNLSQKAKELKREKRKSDSLLFQMLPPSVAMQLKQTQQVPAELYEAVTIYFSDIVGFTEIAADCTPLEVVTFLNSIYRVFDERIECYDVYKVETIGDSYMVASGLPVKNGNKHISEIATMALDLLDASSVFRIPRAGDEFVQIRCGVHTGPVVAGIVGTKMPRYCLFGDTVNTASRMESTGEAQKIHITEEMHDSLQQVGGFRTEHRGLIDVKGKGLMSTYWLTCKDGPVRAREEISWRADMQPVFLDHLKLHPPADYKLPKRK from the exons ATGCTAAATGGAAAAGCGCACAAGTCCGGCGAGAACCCTGACCCTAGCCCTTGCCCAGCGGGCGGCAGTGGCAGGATGCCGACCCCCAGCGTTAAGATCGACATTAGCACTTGCCAATCGAACCGCCCGATGGAAGGGCGAACGGCTCCCGAGGATGTGAACCCTACGGGGGAGGGTGGCCTGCTCCTGGTGCCCACACATCACAATCTGCAGCTCGATAAAATTTCCGTGCGCTCGATTAGTTCCGAGGATATATCGAATGGGGGCAGCGGAAGATGTTGCAATGCCGCCGCCCGTAATCCGGCCATAAAAACGGGTCGGCGCCTGCAGCTGATGCAG ATGATAATACTACCATTTATACCAATACTGGCATTGATTGTGCAAACATCGGTGACACTGCAAGAGATCCTGGAATACCGTTCCGCCGTCGCCGACATCGAGACGCAG GTAACCATCGCCACCGACTTGGGAAAAGTGGTCACTCGACTGCAATTGGAACGCTCCGAAGTGGCCTTCTACATTTTCACCAATGGCAGCAAGCAGCG AGCCAACCTCACTTTGAGATTCGAGAATACGGACCACGCGCTGAACAACATGACCACTTGGAGTGAAATCAGTGTTCCCACAGCACccgacgaggatgaggatgatcGGGAGATGATGTTGAATCGGTACGAGTTCCAGAGCCGACTAAACGAATTCAGGGATCGGGTGCGTTTGGAGCCCGAGGAGAGCTCCATCACCGAGGTAATGAACTGGTACACATCCATAAATCGTGGATTGCTCCACCATCTAAATGAGCAGATCAAGGAAACAGATAATAGCGGCGTCTGGCG ATACCTTGTGGGGTTCAAGAACCTCCTTAAGAGCATTGAGTGCCAGAACATCGCCACCTCCTTTGGCATTAGGTACTATGGACGAGGATCCTTGACAGCTGAGAATTTCGTATCCTATGTGCGTTACGAATTTATGGCCCGTGAGCTGATCAACTCCACACTGAACTACGCACCCATGATTAGGAACATGTACACCAACATCACCAGCACCAAGAGGTTCCATCGCGCCAAGCAAAT GGGCACCACTCTGCTGAAGAATAATCCAAATGTGTCAAATGAACGCAGTGCCATTGAGTACTATGAGTTGATGAACAACTATACCGATGATCTGAGAATTCTTCAAAAGGCCCTGCGGCGTCTGATTAA GGAGTACGTGGACAAGACACTGGTAGAGGCTGACCGAAAGGAGGCAATTGGCATTGCGATTCTGGTTGTGGTGCTCCTGGTGTCGCCGGTCATCATCGTGCTGGTTAAGAATGCCGCTGCCACGATACAG CTTTATGCACTTAATCTGTCCCAGAAGGCCAAGGAGCTGAAGCGGGAGAAGCGGAAAAGCGACTCGCTGCTCTTCCAAATGCTACCACCAAGTGTGGCCATGCAGTTGAAACAGACCCAGCAG GTGCCCGCCGAGCTCTACGAGGCAGTCACCATTTACTTTAGCGACATTGTGGGTTTCACTGAAATAGCTGCGGATTGCACTCCACTGGAG GTGGTCACCTTCTTGAATTCAATTTACCGGGTGTTCGACGAGCGCATCGAGTGCTACGATGTCTATAAGGTGGAGACGATTGGGGACTCATATATGGTGGCATCGGGTCTGCCGGTGAAGAACg GGAACAAGCACATCAGCGAGATAGCAACAATGGCCCTTGATTTGCTGGACGCCTCGTCGGTGTTCCGGATTCCCCGGGCAGGCGACGAGTTTGTGCAAATACGATGCGGAGTGCACACGGGTCCGGTGGTCGCCGGCATCGTTGGCACCAAGATGCCGCGCTACTGCCTCTTCGGCGACACGGTGAACACGGCCTCGCGGATGGAGAGCACCGGCGAGGCCCAGAAGATACATATCACCGAGGAGATGCACGACTCGCTGCAACAGGTGGGCGGATTCCGCACCGAGCACCGCGGCCTCATCGATGTCAAG gGTAAAGGGCTCATGAGCACCTACTGGCTGACCTGCAAGGACGGACCCGTCCGAGCTCGCGAGGAGATCTCGTGGCGGGCGGACATGCAGCCCGTGTTCCTGGACCACCTGAAGCTGCATCCGCCAGCCGACTACAAGCTGCCAAAGCGGAAATGA
- the LOC122612853 gene encoding C-type lectin 37Da-like, with protein MLSSKLVCFALASLVFGHIYLAASEETIAVCPTDFVQVAGKCLLLDNKWKNFYESDRHCQSLNAGLLSIGNQVELNAINEWLPTVAPYSPELWTSGNKLGGTADYYWQSTGQKALYLPWKVGQPIATAGDCLTLLANVTMTAEGTTMSEHLLAVKTCISWAPHICQAPLQIFKTQLCLNTTAFFEAKVPA; from the coding sequence ATGTTGTCGTCCAAGTTAGTTTGCTTCGCACTGGCCAGTTTGGTCTTTGGTCACATTTACCTGGCGGCCAGCGAGGAAACCATTGCCGTTTGTCCCACCGACTTTGTCCAGGTGGCTGGCAAGTGCCTCCTCTTGGATAATAAATGGAAGAACTTCTATGAGTCGGATCGTCACTGTCAATCCCTTAACGCCGGACTTCTGAGCATAGGCAATCAAGTGGAGTTGAATGCCATCAACGAATGGCTGCCAACTGTTGCACCCTACTCGCCGGAGCTCTGGACATCCGGCAATAAGCTGGGCGGAACTGCCGACTACTACTGGCAGAGCACTGGGCAGAAGGCCCTCTACCTTCCCTGGAAGGTCGGCCAACCCATTGCCACCGCCGGCGATTGCCTCACACTGCTGGCTAACGTCACCATGACTGCCGAAGGGACCACCATGAGCGAGCACCTCCTGGCCGTGAAGACCTGTATCAGTTGGGCACCCCACATCTGCCAGGCTCCTCTTCAAATCTTCAAGACCCAGCTTTGCCTTAATACTACTGCCTTCTTCGAAGCCAAGGTACCCGCCTAG
- the LOC122612850 gene encoding E3 ubiquitin-protein ligase TRAIP, with product MLNLNCVICAELFGQADEVFATVCGHMFHHSCLNQWLDRSKTCPQCRNKCTTRNIFRVYFNLANLDVSRIDVGSLQEQLDNAKLSMKMVEKERNKDEQQIRDLKETQKKCLKTIAGLEQKVQKKDFLISSYVEQISILKSDAHVVDGLRKENKSLKSQIQAMEGMSAILAAGSADADRLLKNEADPHVLANWVSTLKRELRQCESKKTELRNVVKLVQNDLRKEIELKRKLEERVSHLESDLYQAQEKLQAFETKTVCLDSPNSSCGLNSNILALKREERRTTISPTVKENIKRIEESTSPYLNIKSSSVGLAHLLNTKGNIGVAKSKISPIKGVGGGVSMSSGTIRKTSSDLSEKYSIFKKPRLLLGSSSSSGLAATTGSNFVFNGMGGSEKVDPFAQRAEEESLSTVRSSTVLSRNVNQRLKAGSLRNFNLGK from the exons atgttgaacTTAAACTGCGTGATATGCGCCGAATTGTTTGGACAGGCCGACGAGGTCTTTGCCACTGTCTGTGGGCATATGTTCCACCACAGCTGCCTAAATCAATGGCTCGATCG ATCAAAAACCTGTCCACAGTGCCGGAATAAGTGCACTACCCGCAACATATTTAGGGTCTACTTCAATCTGGCAAACTTGGATGTGAGCCGCATCGATGTGGGTTCactgcaggagcagctggacaaTGCAAAGTTGTCTATGAAAATGGTCGAAAAAGAGCGCAACAAGGATGAGCAGCAGATTCGTGATCTGAAGGAAACTCAGAAGAAGTGCCT CAAAACCATAGCCGGTTTGGAGCAGAAGGTGCAAAAGAAGGATTTCCTCATCAGCAGCTATGTCGAGCAAATTAGCATTCTCAAGAGCGATGCCCACGTCGTGGATGGGTTGCGCAAGGAAAACAAATCTCTAAAATCACAGATCCAGGCTATGGAAGGCATGTCGGCCATTCTGGCGGCTGGCTCGGCGGATGCCGACCGCCTGCTCAAGAACGAGGCCGATCCACACGTCCTAGCCAACTGGGTGTCCACTCTCAAAAGGGAGCTGCGACAATGCGAGAGCAAAAAGACGGAGCTCAGAAACGTAGTGAAATTGGTGCAGAATGATCTGCGAAAGGAGATCGAACTAAAGCG AAAGCTAGAAGAGCGCGTTTCACACTTGGAAAGCGACCTTTACCAGGCGCAGGAGAAG CTACAAGCTTTTGAGACCAAGACTGTTTGTTTGGACTCTCCAAATTCCTCTTGTGGTCTGAACAGCAACATATTGGCCCTTAAACGGGAGGAGAGGCGTACCACCATTTCGCCCACAGTT AAGGAGAATATTAAGCGCATCGAAGAGTCCACCTCCCCATATCTCAACATCAAATCCAGCAGCGTTGGCTTGGCGCATCTTCTTAATACTAAGGGCAACATTGGGGTGGCCAAGTCCAAAATATCGCCCATCAAGGGAGTCGGCGGCGGTGTGTCTATGTCCAGCGGAACCATACGGAAAACCAGCAGTGATCTCAGTGAAAAG TATTCAATCTTCAAGAAGCCGAGACTGCTGCTGGGAAGTTCGAGTAGTTCTGGGTTGGCGGCCACGACGGGCTCCAATTTTGTATTCAATGGAATGGGCGGTTCCGAGAAGGTTGACCCTTTCGCGCAGCGCGCCGAGGAAGAGAGTCTTTCCACAGTCAGATCCTCGACCGTCCTTTCCCGGAATGTCAACCAGCGTCTAAAAGCCGGCTCGCTGCGCAACTTTAACCTGGGCAAATAA
- the LOC122612855 gene encoding C-type lectin 37Da-like has protein sequence MLSSKLFCFALVSLVFGHIYLAASEETIAVCPPDFVQVAGKCLFVDIFNKRFYDADRHCQSLNAGLLSIKNKREFDAINEWLSTVTPQSKEFWTSGNKLGGTENYYWQSTGMKAIYIPWNVGQPIATAGDCLALANVTTTAEATTTGVYRLSVKPCTSWAPLICQAPLQIFKTQLCLNTTAFFEAKVPA, from the coding sequence ATGTTGTCGTCCAAGTTATTTTGCTTTGCACTGGTCAGCTTGGTCTTTGGCCACATTTACCTGGCGGCCAGCGAGGAAACCATTGCCGTTTGTCCCCCCGACTTTGTGCAGGTGGCTGGCAAGTGCCTCTTCGTGGATATTTTTAATAAGAGATTCTATGACGCGGATCGTCACTGTCAATCCCTTAACGCCGGACTTCtgagcattaaaaataaaagggagTTCGATGCCATCAACGAATGGCTGTCAACTGTTACACCCCAGTCGAAGGAGTTTTGGACATCCGGCAATAAGCTAGGCGGAACTGAAAATTACTACTGGCAGAGCACCGGGATGAAGGCTATCTACATTCCCTGGAATGTCGGCCAACCCATTGCCACCGCCGGCGATTGCCTCGCACTGGCTAACGTCACCACGACTGCCGAAGCGACCACCACGGGCGTGTACCGCCTGTCCGTGAAGCCCTGTACCAGTTGGGCACCCCTCATCTGCCAGGCTCCTCTTCAAATTTTCAAGACCCAGCTTTGCCTCAATACTACTGCTTTCTTCGAGGCCAAGGTACCCGCCTAG
- the LOC122612849 gene encoding armadillo repeat-containing protein 6 homolog, which translates to MAKVISQDTFDDVVKENVVEFSMTPSEAKEETIKQFEAQGINLANIIKDLSVNPQTGQPVINETVDKIKEHIGQKLKETTELLEQLATLDTECKKSLAHRVLAGKNGAHDALITLLEETLSADSPNESVLIKSLEAVNSLTHKQPDLFDAEAMAVVLKLLALKVENEEVTLLTLQWLQKACIMHEMNRQNIMNTTALKLIKPLLAKGKDRLVRELTAVFRFLVLDDDIRVEFGCAHEHARQIAGEVLIPLVELLPAYQDPNVLADLLLTIGTLAVRQELCTAIDEAGGLKSVFEIMSLNVDEVRLNREALKLLRALAGHDSVKSHIVQQGVAPIIKQLLETHQANENIVAAALACVTTLTLRVQEHSAAFFDTGIAEVIVEALRAHPKHKIVQRNGAWAIRNMVSRSRNQCETWISFGVEDLLNMAMKEHPSVEQDIKAALRDLGCSVHLREEWTGTAEKKIAA; encoded by the exons ATGGCCAAGGTTATATCGCAGGACACCTTCGACGATGTGGTGAAGGAGAACGTTGTGGAGTTCTCGATGACTCCCTCGGAGGCGAAGGAGGAGACCATTAAGCAATTCGAAGCACAG GGCATTAACCTGGCCAACATTATCAAGGACCTGTCCGTTAATCCGCAAACCGGCCAACCCGTCATCAACGAAACGGTGGACAAGATCAAGGAGCACATTGGGCAAAAACtgaaggaaacaacggaaCTGCTGGAACAGCTGGCCACCTTGGATACTGAATGCAAAAAGTCCTTAGCCCATCGTGTTCTTGCCGGCAAAAATGGAGCCCACGATGCCCTGATCACCCTGCTGGAGGAAACACTCTCTGCTGATTCACCCAACGAATCCGTGTTAATTAAGTCCCTGGAGGCCGTCAACAGCCTGACCCACAAGCAGCCGGATCTGTTTGATGCCGAGGCCATGGCCGTGGTTCTTAAGTTACTGGCCCTCAAAGTGGAGAACGAGGAAGTCACCCTGCTGACGCTGCAATGGCTGCAGAAGGCCTGCATCATGCACGAGATGAACCGCCAGAATATCATGAATACCACCGCCCTCAAACTCATAAAGCCCCTTTTAGCCAAAGGAAAAGACCGCCTGGTGCGTGAGCTGACCGCCGTCTTTCGCTTCCTAGTGCTGGATGATGACATTCGCGTGGAGTTTGGCTGCGCCCACGAGCACGCTCGCCAAATAGCAGGCGAGGTTCTGATCCCCTTGGTGGAACTTTTGCCCGCCTATCAGGATCCCAATGTGCTGGCGGATCTACTGCTGACCATTGGAACACTGGCTGTGCGACAGGAACTCTGTACCGCTATCGACGAGGCTGGGGGACTGAAGTCCGTCTTCGAGATCATGAGCTTGAATGTGGACGAAGTGCGTCTGAATAGAGAGGCCTTAAAGTTGCTACGTGCCCTGGCTGGACATGACTCCGTAAAGTCACACATAGTACAGCAGGGCGTCGCTCCTATAATAAAGCAATTGCTGGAGACGCACCAGGCCAATGAGAACATCGTTGCTGCCGCTTTGGCCTGCGTGACTACGCTAACACTTCGGGTGCAGGAACACAGTGCCGCCTTTTTCGATACCGGCATTGCCGAAGTAATTGTGGAAGCACTTCGCGCCCATCCCAAGCACAAGATCGTGCAGCGAAACGGAGCGTGGGCCATCCGCAATATGGTGTCGCGGTCGCGAAACCAGTGTGAAACCTGGATCTCCTTTGGCGTCGAGGATCTGCTAAACATGGCAATGAAGGAGCACCCCAGTGTGGAGCAGGACATCAAGGCAGCGTTGCGCGACCTCGGCTGTAGTGTCCACTTGCGCGAGGAGTGGACGGGCACGGCGGAGAAAAAAATTGCTGCCTAA
- the LOC122612854 gene encoding C-type lectin 37Db-like, translated as MLSSKLVCFALVSLAFGQLYLVASEDTIAVCPTNFTQVADRCLLVDRSWKNFYESDRHCRSLNAGLLSIGNPTEFNDINEWLPIIAPYQPEFWTSGNKLGGTADYYWQSTGEKALYLPWSAGQPNATSGDCLTLMANVTMTPEEAILSAHRLTVKPCTQWAPHICQAPLQIFKTQLCLNTSAVFEAKIPA; from the coding sequence ATGTTGTCGTCCAAGCTAGTTTGCTTCGCACTGGTCAGTCTGGCCTTTGGTCAACTTTATCTGGTGGCCAGCGAGGACACCATTGCCGTTTGTCCCACCAACTTCACCCAGGTGGCGGATAGGTGTCTCCTGGTGGATCGCAGTTGGAAGAACTTCTACGAGTCGGATCGCCACTGTCGATCCCTCAACGCCGGACTTCTGAGCATTGGCAATCCCACGGAGTTCAATGACATCAACGAGTGGCTGCCGATCATTGCACCTTACCAGCCAGAGTTCTGGACATCCGGCAATAAGCTGGGCGGAACTGCCGACTACTACTGGCAGAGCACTGGGGAGAAGGCCCTCTACCTTCCCTGGAGCGCCGGTCAGCCCAATGCCACCTCCGGCGATTGTCTCACCCTGATGGCAAACGTCACCATGACTCCCGAAGAAGCCATTTTGAGTGCGCACCGCCTCACGGTTAAGCCCTGCACCCAATGGGCACCCCACATCTGCCAGGCTCCTCTGCAGATCTTCAAGACCCAGCTTTGTCTCAATACCTCGGCTGTCTTCGAGGCCAAGATACCAGCTTAG
- the LOC122612489 gene encoding LOW QUALITY PROTEIN: GATA zinc finger domain-containing protein 10 (The sequence of the model RefSeq protein was modified relative to this genomic sequence to represent the inferred CDS: inserted 1 base in 1 codon), with translation MEMANNMISSNSGGGGSSNTTTYGNNSYNNSTVDSGHSSQSGGGGGVGGGEGSGAGARLRDVCTILNTGPAAYQIPTGGCAYDHIIALMRSLDLQDDGIVLNSKIKTIETDFCNIVRDESMLCESMEYLNDKALCDGDTALKFALLFSSRNFDALAMKETKVRSAMLKILETNFLNADAYRLHDKNRLYNSITLLGEYYHRVRLADNNPITILGESLLDLLTRELNDTSVVLGTRIARLVLSQITLNGEIMRKRHKVEIDLLLFHIRRHLIMQPALTAKVKAMLLMVLDLFYSHFKNIGHDLEAMYTNFLVVEDGEEDGVNNNGSGPQDLAEDGRSQQLQHQQSENGSSANTSAQDQDXFDPRPSAKKWSEQVCEDSFCEIGYGEADQGDDRYSESGLSYPGSNSASLGHRRRGFQPRQVPRPLKSHQAQQHQQHQQPASIDANSDQYPSMASSEDRDESKPLPSWRKTRFNRNHDGDQSNGRSRDQQRRYSVSAEDDHHSVRSEGGGNLRLYSIHDRRKHSQERIERNMTGGGNYNSIVNSNWDQRDRDDRSERSYISNYERGNNYKRGGRFNNRNTYDKPPRFQKQQQQQQQHLQQQQHQSGNHKIHSDTWRRSNNAINSGYQDENCAYNSNGPESNSRSSSRARTLPRPPKSQMDKSGGYRYNQSPTHAGGGPRFPRYSSQSSLASEASSSFDRRQQTSPQNQQQHPHQRHRHFTRRSQPDIHQPQNEENWQGQDKGQPASGKEESELVRNAQQTTKYMNYLSAQK, from the exons atggaaatggccaacaacatgatcagcagcaacagtggcggcggcgggagcagcaacaccaccacctacggcaacaacagctacaacaacaGTACGGTGGACAGTGGACACAGTTCGCAgagtggcggtggcggtggcgtaGGCGGCGGTGAGGGATCGGGAGCGGGAGCGCGCCTTCGGGATGTTTGTACCATTCTGAACACTGGCCCCGCCGCCTACCAAATTCCAACAGGTGGCTGTGCTTACGACCACATTATCGCCCTGATGAGGAGCCTCGATCTGCAGGACGATGGCATCGTGCTGAACTCCAAGATCAAGACCATCGAGACGGACTTCTGCAACATAGTGCGCGACGAGTCGATGCTTTG TGAGTCAATGGAGTACCTGAACGACAAGGCGCTCTGCGATGGTGATACGGCGCTAAAGTTCGCCTTGCTCTTCTCGTCGCGAAACTTTGACGCACTGGCAATGAAGGAGACGAAGGTGCGCAGCGCCATGCTCAAGATTCTGGAGACAAACTTCCTCAACGCGGACGCGTATCGGCTGCACGACAAGAACCGGCTGTACAACTCGATCACGCTGCTGGGTGAATACTACCACAGGGTAAGGCTGGCGGACAATAACCCGATCACCATTTTGGGTGAGTCCCTGCTGGACTTGCTTACCCGCGAGCTGAACGACACGTCGGTGGTGCTGGGCACTCGGATCGCCCGTCTGGTGCTTTCACAGATCACGCTGAATGGAGAGATCATGCGCAAAAGGCACAAGGTCGAGATTGACCTACTGCTCTTCCACATACGCCGGCATTTGATCATGCAGCCCGCGCTGACCGCTAAGGTGAAGGCCATGCTACTGATGGTGCTGGACCTCTTTTACAGCCACTTTAAAAATATCGGCCACGACCTGGAGGCAATGTACACCAACTTCTTGGTGGTGGAAGATGGCGAAGAGGATGGGGTCAACAACAACGGGTCCGGGCCCCAGGACCTCGCCGAAGATGGCCGCTCACAGCAACTCCAGCATCAACAGTCAGAGAACGGCAGCAGCGCCAACACCTCCGCCCAGGATCAGG GCTTTGATCCGCGTCCGTCGGCAAAGAAGTGGAGCGAACAGGTGTGCGAGGATTCCTTTTGTGAGATTGGCTACGGTGAGGCGGATCAAGGCGACGATAGATACTCAGAGTCTGGACTCTCGTATCCAGGTAGCAACTCTGCTTCACTCGGCCACCGTCGTCGCGGATTTCAACCTCGTCAAGTACCGCGTCCTCTGAAGTCGCATCAGGCacaacagcatcagcaacaccaacaaccgGCCAGCATAGA CGCCAACTCCGACCAGTATCCATCCATGGCCAGCAGCGAGGATCGGGACGAGAGCAAGCCGCTCCCTAGCTGGCGGAAGACACGCTTCAACCGCAATCACGACGGCGACCAGAGCAACGGACGGTCGCGCGACCAACAGCGGCGGTACAGCGTGAGCGCCGAGGATGACCACCACAGCGTTCGGAGCGAAGGAGGCGGCAACCTGCGACTGTACAGCATCCACGACCGGAGGAAACATTCGCAGGAACGCATCGAACGCAATATGACTGGCGGTGGCAACTACAACAGTATCGTTAACTCGAATTGGGATCAAAGGGATCGCGATGATCGCAGTGAGCGCTCTTATATCAGTAACTACGAGCGCGGAAACAACTATAAGCGAGGTGGGCGATTTAACAACCGCAACACCTACGACAAACCGCCAAGATtccagaaacaacaacaacaacagcagcagcatctgcagcaacagcaacaccagaGCGGCAACCACAAAATACACAGCGATACCTGGCGGCGCTCCAACAATGCGATAAACAGTGGCTACCAGGACGAGAACTGTGCGTACAACTCCAACGGTCCGGAATCGAATAGTCGCAGCTCCTCTAGGGCTCGCACTCTGCCGAGGCCGCCAAAGTCGCAAATGGATAAATCCGGTGGCTATAGGTATAATCAGAGCCCCACGCATGCAGGCGGTGGGCCTCGATTCCCGCGTTACAGTAGCCAAAGCAGTTTGGCCAGCGAAGCGTCCAGCTCGTTTGATCGTCGCCAACAGACATCGCCCCAAAATCAGCAACAGCATCCGCACCAGCGGCACCGCCATTTCACACGCCGCTCCCAGCCAGACATCCATCAGCCGCAGAACGAGGAGAACTGGCAGGGGCAGGATAAGGGGCAGCCAGCATCTGGAAAGGAGGAAAGCGAGCTGGTGCGAAATGCCCAGCAAACCACCAAGTACATGAACTATTTGTCAGCCCAGAAATGA